In a single window of the Candidatus Aenigmatarchaeota archaeon genome:
- a CDS encoding peptidylprolyl isomerase has translation MKEGDFVRINYIGRIKESGLIFDLTDEEVAKKEDVYNPHLKYGPIPVIIGSNFLIKGLEDALKDMKVGEKRHISLKPKEAFGERSEKLVKTIPESEFTKQNMVPYQGMVVNINNLRGRVMSVSGGRVKIDFNHPLAGKEVEYDIEIKEEIKNEKDKIFSILEFFYNPIGGEKVEIKGEEVDIFINPENELPRQIKIEISNLVSKWIGLKKIRFIEEYSPNITQNIEIEKSQDSIN, from the coding sequence ATGAAGGAAGGAGATTTTGTAAGGATAAACTATATAGGCAGGATAAAGGAATCAGGACTCATTTTTGACTTAACAGACGAGGAGGTGGCAAAGAAAGAAGATGTATATAACCCACATCTTAAATATGGCCCAATACCTGTTATAATTGGTTCCAACTTTCTTATAAAAGGTTTGGAGGATGCCTTAAAAGACATGAAAGTCGGGGAAAAAAGGCATATTTCCCTGAAACCTAAGGAAGCTTTTGGCGAAAGAAGCGAAAAATTGGTTAAAACTATCCCAGAATCAGAATTTACAAAACAAAATATGGTTCCTTATCAGGGGATGGTTGTCAATATCAATAACCTTAGGGGAAGGGTTATGTCTGTATCTGGAGGAAGGGTGAAAATTGATTTCAACCACCCATTAGCAGGAAAGGAAGTTGAATATGATATTGAAATAAAAGAAGAAATAAAAAACGAGAAAGATAAGATTTTTTCTATCTTAGAATTCTTTTATAATCCTATTGGTGGTGAAAAGGTTGAAATCAAAGGAGAGGAAGTTGATATTTTCATAAACCCAGAAAACGAACTTCCAAGACAAATAAAAATTGAAATCTCAAATTTAGTGTCAAAATGGATTGGCTTAAAAAAGATCAGATTCATTGAAGAGTACTCACCAAATATTACCCAAAATATAGAAATTGAAAAAAGTCAGGATAGCATTAATTAA